One genomic window of Pseudomonas sp. LFM046 includes the following:
- a CDS encoding ATP-binding protein, protein MHLSFNGEKGSPVFLGLKNILPSAQTSSGLETSTGTPFPLKWLAIGLTLTVVVLLTLLLFALDSLRNVTAVQVRDLHLQELSGGIVHLDEVLTMSARMAATTGDLQWERRYRQFEPQLDAMIKEVLKLATLPERAEATKQMDAANLRLVEMENLAFDLVRADHPDQAESLLLGQEYEAQKSIYAKGIAQFVQSIRAELAASQRDKHNQAVFFVTAAILSIITLFITWLLVWSKLHRWRSEQATSFAALTEAETALQIAHDELENRVKERTEQLEHAHKQLVEASRKAGMAEVATGVLHNVGNVLNSVNISATLVTDNIGKSKLSGLIKAVALLQEHEPELGTYLTDDPRGKLLPSYLLQLSEHLRCEQADSVRELNFLRQNIEHIKGIVAMQQSFATASGVKEIVNIRELLEDSLRLNQSSLNRHGVAVTLDLEEVPPVTLDKHKVLQILVNLVTNARQACDDSGRTDKRLKIRLTSGDGQVRVLVADNGIGITAENLTRIFNHGFTTRKDGHGFGLHSGALAAKELGGSLRVDSDGPGLGATFTLELPLTPLEVAT, encoded by the coding sequence ATGCATCTCTCGTTCAATGGAGAAAAAGGCTCGCCGGTATTTCTCGGTCTGAAAAACATTCTCCCCTCTGCTCAGACCTCAAGCGGGCTGGAAACCAGCACCGGCACCCCGTTTCCGCTCAAATGGCTGGCCATCGGTTTAACACTCACAGTAGTGGTGCTGCTCACTTTGCTGTTGTTCGCGCTCGATTCGCTGCGCAATGTCACTGCAGTTCAGGTGCGCGATCTGCACCTTCAGGAGCTGAGCGGAGGCATCGTCCACCTGGATGAGGTGCTAACCATGTCCGCCCGCATGGCGGCAACCACAGGTGATCTGCAGTGGGAGAGGCGCTACCGCCAGTTCGAACCCCAATTGGATGCAATGATCAAAGAAGTCCTCAAGCTCGCGACCTTGCCTGAGCGCGCCGAGGCGACCAAACAGATGGATGCTGCAAATCTAAGACTCGTAGAAATGGAGAATCTGGCCTTCGATCTGGTTCGAGCTGACCACCCCGACCAAGCAGAGTCGCTCTTGCTTGGCCAAGAATATGAGGCCCAAAAGAGCATCTACGCCAAGGGAATCGCCCAGTTCGTTCAGTCTATCCGGGCAGAGCTCGCCGCTAGCCAACGAGACAAGCACAACCAAGCTGTTTTCTTCGTCACCGCGGCAATCCTCTCCATCATCACCTTATTCATCACCTGGCTACTGGTCTGGAGCAAGTTGCACCGTTGGCGCTCAGAGCAAGCGACCAGCTTTGCCGCACTTACAGAAGCTGAAACAGCTCTCCAGATCGCCCATGATGAGTTGGAGAACCGTGTAAAAGAGCGCACCGAGCAGTTGGAGCATGCACACAAACAGCTGGTTGAAGCCTCACGAAAGGCCGGTATGGCAGAAGTTGCCACGGGGGTCTTGCACAACGTCGGTAACGTACTCAATAGCGTCAATATCTCCGCCACACTCGTGACAGACAATATCGGCAAGTCAAAGCTCTCGGGGCTGATCAAAGCTGTTGCCTTACTCCAGGAGCACGAGCCTGAGCTGGGGACCTACCTGACCGACGACCCTCGCGGCAAGCTTCTGCCAAGCTATTTGCTTCAACTCTCCGAACACCTGCGCTGCGAGCAGGCAGACAGCGTCAGAGAGCTGAATTTCCTGCGCCAGAATATCGAGCACATCAAGGGAATTGTGGCGATGCAACAAAGCTTTGCCACTGCCTCTGGCGTCAAGGAAATCGTCAACATCAGAGAGTTACTGGAAGACAGCTTGCGCCTGAACCAGAGCTCGTTAAACCGTCATGGCGTGGCTGTGACTCTGGACCTTGAAGAGGTACCTCCAGTCACGCTCGACAAGCACAAGGTCCTGCAGATCCTGGTGAACCTGGTGACCAATGCCAGGCAGGCTTGCGATGACTCAGGGCGTACGGACAAACGCCTGAAAATACGCCTGACGAGCGGTGATGGCCAAGTCAGGGTACTGGTCGCCGACAACGGTATAGGGATTACCGCCGAAAACCTCACCCGGATCTTCAATCACGGTTTCACCACTCGCAAGGACGGACATGGCTTCGGCTTGCACAGCGGCGCCTTGGCCGCCAAGGAGCTGGGTGGATCGCTAAGGGTCGACAGTGACGGCCCTGGCCTTGGAGCGACCTTCACCCTAGAGCTGCCACTTACTCCGCTGGAGGTTGCCACGTGA
- a CDS encoding EAL domain-containing protein, producing the protein MDVRTGLPGKGANVGVACRAALLFGSLLVLVLVLACSMLIRIAHQLDKQASEQGRFFVEKALNTRQANLQKSIADYAFWGDAYRNLHASVDLDWAYTRRNLGDTLYEKFGYEGVFVIGPDDRTVYSVIQGKLQTMQLQHWIKGSASALLEQARTRAGDEGTAVAVLPVEGGAALVAAAALTTGGDPLVQAVPGKSSVLVFIDVLTPAKLQKLAEEYALPGLQVTQGAVADQEDAPAFPLLVDGDTNLNLSWNPGRPGELLLTVMLPLIGAVTLIVAVLAGLAMRQFLAAARKLDASYRSLAESEARFQDIAEISSDWFWETDAQLCLTYLSGRFQSVTGHAPEAWLGRPLNDLLTFKSESLPSWASSPLAKIAPHTPQPCSYRSAGGKYCLCSVVVRVIGETTVQGYRGAARDITAEVENQARIQQLQRYDPLTGLPNRSYLKEQLAGFLKNQGDSGASIAVLSIGFDRLRNVAESFGSGVGDQMLIGLSQRLESFLRQEDMLARHCSDEFTVVLNGSFGLAEYVEPLCGSLIKCVEQPFWVGEQQVFLSVRIGIALPSPGGSAAELIRAAEVALYQARNEKDRRWCFYTPEMERRIVEEKQLEHELRSAIGRQELRLHYQPRYRASDQQLIGIEALVRWQHPRLGLLGPSHFISLAEKTDLISALGTWVLKHACRQTANLPEPIFVSVNLSPDQFRSPDLVELVRTTLEETGLPAGRLELEITEGMMLEDAQLALSTLQDLKALGVRLSMDDFGTGYSSLSYLRKYPFDTLKIDKSFVAQMEESDKGLAIILAIVWLGHALSMEVTAEGVENTQQLGTLKEMGCDEVQGYLLSRPLPLEELQPLLSREALSRDEA; encoded by the coding sequence ATGGATGTCAGAACCGGTCTACCAGGAAAAGGTGCAAACGTCGGCGTTGCATGCAGAGCGGCCCTCCTGTTCGGCAGCCTATTGGTCCTGGTTCTGGTCCTGGCCTGCTCCATGCTGATCAGGATCGCCCATCAACTGGACAAGCAGGCCAGCGAGCAAGGTCGATTCTTCGTCGAAAAAGCGCTGAATACCCGGCAGGCGAACCTTCAGAAATCCATCGCCGACTACGCGTTCTGGGGCGACGCCTACCGTAACCTGCACGCCAGTGTCGATCTCGACTGGGCCTACACGCGACGCAATCTTGGCGACACGCTCTACGAGAAATTCGGTTACGAAGGTGTCTTTGTGATCGGCCCTGATGACCGCACCGTCTATTCCGTCATCCAGGGCAAGTTGCAGACGATGCAACTCCAACACTGGATAAAGGGCTCGGCGTCCGCCTTGCTGGAGCAGGCCAGGACCCGGGCTGGCGATGAAGGCACGGCCGTAGCGGTGCTCCCTGTGGAAGGGGGGGCAGCCCTGGTAGCTGCCGCCGCCCTGACCACCGGCGGGGATCCTCTGGTGCAGGCGGTGCCGGGGAAGTCATCCGTTCTGGTGTTCATCGACGTCCTGACTCCCGCAAAACTGCAGAAACTGGCCGAGGAATACGCGCTGCCGGGGCTTCAGGTGACCCAGGGGGCCGTAGCCGATCAGGAGGACGCTCCGGCTTTCCCGCTGCTTGTGGACGGTGACACGAACCTGAACCTGAGTTGGAATCCTGGGCGCCCGGGGGAGCTTCTGCTGACCGTCATGCTGCCGTTGATTGGCGCCGTGACCTTAATCGTGGCGGTACTCGCCGGGTTGGCCATGCGTCAGTTCCTGGCGGCCGCTCGAAAATTGGATGCGAGTTACAGGTCGTTGGCGGAAAGCGAAGCGCGGTTCCAGGACATCGCCGAAATCAGTTCCGACTGGTTCTGGGAAACCGATGCGCAACTTTGTCTGACCTACCTGTCCGGTCGTTTCCAGTCCGTAACCGGTCATGCGCCTGAGGCCTGGCTCGGCCGCCCCCTGAATGACTTGCTGACATTCAAGTCCGAGTCCTTGCCCAGTTGGGCTTCCAGTCCACTCGCGAAAATCGCCCCTCACACGCCACAGCCCTGCAGCTACCGTTCGGCGGGCGGCAAGTACTGCCTCTGCAGCGTGGTGGTCCGAGTGATCGGAGAGACTACCGTACAGGGGTACCGAGGGGCTGCCCGCGACATCACGGCGGAGGTCGAGAATCAGGCCCGCATTCAGCAGCTCCAGCGGTACGACCCCTTGACCGGCCTGCCTAACCGCAGCTACCTCAAGGAGCAACTCGCGGGCTTCCTTAAGAATCAGGGCGATTCGGGCGCTTCGATCGCCGTGCTGAGCATAGGTTTCGATCGCTTGCGAAATGTTGCCGAGAGTTTCGGTAGTGGTGTGGGCGACCAGATGCTGATCGGCCTTTCACAGCGCCTGGAAAGCTTCTTGCGCCAAGAGGACATGCTTGCCCGACATTGCAGTGATGAATTCACTGTCGTGCTCAATGGCAGTTTCGGACTGGCCGAGTATGTCGAGCCGTTGTGCGGGAGTCTCATCAAGTGTGTGGAGCAGCCTTTCTGGGTTGGCGAGCAGCAGGTGTTTCTCAGCGTGCGCATCGGTATCGCCCTGCCCTCGCCAGGAGGCAGCGCCGCCGAGTTGATTCGTGCCGCGGAAGTCGCGCTCTATCAGGCCAGGAACGAGAAGGACCGGCGCTGGTGTTTCTACACACCCGAGATGGAACGGCGCATTGTCGAGGAGAAGCAGCTGGAACACGAACTGCGCTCAGCCATCGGCAGGCAAGAGCTGCGTCTGCATTACCAGCCGCGTTATCGGGCAAGCGACCAACAATTGATTGGTATCGAGGCGCTGGTGCGCTGGCAGCATCCTCGACTCGGACTGCTGGGTCCTAGCCATTTCATTTCTCTGGCGGAAAAAACGGATCTCATCTCCGCTCTGGGCACTTGGGTTCTGAAGCACGCCTGCCGGCAGACAGCGAACTTGCCCGAGCCCATCTTTGTCTCGGTGAACCTCTCACCCGACCAATTCCGCAGCCCCGACTTAGTCGAACTGGTGCGAACCACCCTGGAGGAAACCGGCCTTCCCGCTGGTCGCCTGGAGCTCGAAATCACTGAAGGCATGATGCTGGAGGATGCACAGCTTGCCTTGTCGACCCTGCAAGATCTGAAAGCCCTCGGCGTCCGCTTGTCCATGGATGACTTCGGGACCGGGTATTCCTCGCTCAGTTATCTGCGCAAATACCCATTCGACACCCTGAAGATCGACAAGAGCTTCGTTGCGCAGATGGAAGAGTCGGATAAAGGGCTGGCCATCATCCTGGCCATTGTGTGGCTTGGCCATGCCCTGTCCATGGAGGTCACTGCCGAAGGGGTGGAAAACACCCAGCAGCTCGGGACGCTCAAGGAGATGGGTTGCGACGAAGTGCAAGGGTACCTATTGAGCCGCCCCCTGCCCCTGGAGGAACTTCAGCCGTTGCTAAGCCGGGAAGCCCTGTCGCGAGACGAGGCATAA
- a CDS encoding EAL domain-containing protein, with protein MQPAGTINRRILVVDDTPSIHRDYRKILCPEADGTGTLSSLEATLFGSSRKSMTTDFDVDFSFQGQDALALVETALAEGNPYAMAFVDMRMPPGWDGLETIERLWQADPLLQVALCTAYSDHSWEVIAQRLELADRLLILKKPFDAIEIHQMACTLTAKWQLSHEAAIRMRGLERLVEERALELLQLSRQLRYDILTELPNQTALHDCLSELLAEHGGSGERLAAIFLGIDRFRRINHALGNAMGDELLKSVADFLSRWTGKAETVFRIGGDQFVVLLPRLGSRPSISDLAESLLASLRMPQTIAGQSLSITASLGIGLYPDHGVEPASLLRSAEVAMHAAKADGRDGLRFFSAEMNAQARQQQSLEAGLRQALEHQEFVLNYQPKVLLETGAIVGAEALIRWNRPGHGMVSPALFIPFAEESGLIVPISRWVMHEACRQARAWQDAGLSGVILSLNVSALDFHQKDFLQGLRQALEESGIEAGCLELEITEGALMRDIQATIGVLYAIKEMGLRLAIDDFGTGYSSLSYLRHFPVDVLKIDQSFVRDIATDANDAALVRAIISMGRSLGLGTIAEGVETREQLAFLREHHCDEGQGYLFGRPVDAEAFKLLLQQEHAGRPLVPLA; from the coding sequence ATGCAGCCTGCAGGAACCATCAATCGCAGGATTCTCGTGGTGGATGACACGCCGTCCATTCATCGGGACTACCGCAAGATTCTCTGTCCGGAAGCCGATGGGACAGGGACTTTGTCATCGCTGGAGGCGACCCTGTTCGGGTCGTCGCGAAAGTCCATGACCACCGATTTCGACGTGGACTTCTCCTTCCAGGGGCAAGATGCGCTGGCATTGGTGGAGACCGCACTGGCCGAAGGCAATCCCTATGCGATGGCATTCGTTGATATGCGGATGCCGCCGGGTTGGGACGGACTGGAGACCATCGAGCGACTCTGGCAGGCGGATCCGCTCCTACAGGTTGCACTCTGCACCGCCTATTCCGACCACTCCTGGGAAGTCATTGCACAGCGCCTGGAGCTGGCGGATCGGCTGCTGATCCTGAAAAAGCCCTTCGATGCGATCGAGATTCATCAGATGGCCTGCACGCTGACGGCGAAATGGCAGCTGAGCCACGAAGCGGCAATCCGGATGAGGGGCCTGGAACGGCTGGTAGAGGAAAGGGCGCTGGAGTTGCTGCAGCTTTCCCGGCAGTTGCGCTACGACATCCTGACTGAATTGCCCAATCAGACGGCCCTGCACGACTGTCTCAGCGAACTGCTGGCGGAGCATGGGGGCAGTGGGGAGCGTCTCGCGGCGATCTTCCTGGGTATCGATCGATTCAGACGTATCAACCATGCCCTGGGCAACGCGATGGGAGACGAGTTACTGAAGTCCGTCGCCGATTTCCTGAGCCGCTGGACGGGCAAGGCGGAAACAGTTTTTCGTATTGGCGGCGACCAGTTCGTGGTGCTGCTGCCAAGACTCGGCAGTCGGCCATCCATTAGCGACCTGGCCGAAAGTCTGCTGGCGAGTCTACGGATGCCCCAGACCATCGCGGGGCAGAGCCTCAGCATCACCGCCAGCCTGGGTATCGGCCTTTATCCGGACCACGGCGTCGAGCCCGCCAGCCTGCTCCGCAGTGCAGAGGTCGCTATGCACGCAGCCAAGGCGGATGGCCGTGATGGCTTGCGATTCTTTTCGGCAGAGATGAACGCCCAGGCTCGCCAGCAGCAGTCACTGGAAGCGGGGCTCCGCCAGGCACTGGAGCATCAGGAGTTCGTCCTCAACTATCAGCCCAAAGTGCTCCTCGAGACAGGGGCGATCGTCGGCGCGGAGGCGTTGATTCGCTGGAACCGCCCCGGCCATGGGATGGTTTCTCCGGCGCTGTTCATCCCGTTTGCAGAGGAAAGTGGCTTGATCGTGCCCATCAGTAGGTGGGTGATGCACGAGGCCTGCCGGCAAGCCCGTGCTTGGCAGGATGCTGGGTTGTCCGGCGTCATTCTGTCGTTGAACGTGTCGGCCCTGGACTTTCACCAGAAGGACTTTCTCCAGGGGCTCCGCCAGGCGCTGGAGGAATCCGGTATCGAGGCCGGTTGCCTGGAGCTGGAAATCACCGAGGGCGCCTTGATGCGGGACATCCAGGCGACTATCGGCGTGCTCTACGCCATCAAGGAAATGGGATTGCGACTCGCGATCGACGATTTCGGCACGGGATATTCCAGCCTCAGTTACCTGCGGCATTTCCCGGTGGATGTGCTGAAGATCGACCAGTCCTTTGTGCGCGATATCGCTACGGACGCCAACGATGCGGCATTGGTACGGGCCATCATCAGTATGGGACGCAGCCTCGGGCTGGGCACCATTGCAGAAGGCGTGGAAACCCGGGAGCAACTGGCATTCCTGCGGGAGCACCACTGCGACGAAGGTCAGGGCTATCTGTTTGGTCGTCCGGTGGACGCCGAAGCATTCAAATTGCTCCTGCAGCAGGAGCACGCAGGCCGCCCATTGGTTCCATTGGCTTGA
- a CDS encoding cytochrome c peroxidase — protein sequence MMSALLPGLIGQADAAGVDEPIKPVSRHQEQDPARVELGRRLFHDVRLSVNDSTSCASCHHLDQGGADTRPFSVGFDGQRTEVNAPTVFNAGLNFRQFWDGRADSLEAQVDEVVRSPVEMGSTWAGILAKLAAEDHYRRAFEAAYVDGLTAANVQNAIASFERTLTTPDSRFDRFLEGDASALTVEEKAGYQKFKQYGCVACHQGVNIGGNMFQKFGVMEDYFKGQQRGRRADEGRFAVTGDEGDRHVFKVPSLRNVELTAPYFHDASAATLEEAVDVMFRYQLGRVASDGDKALIVRFLKTLTARPSEAPL from the coding sequence ATGATGTCCGCGCTCCTCCCCGGCCTGATTGGCCAGGCAGATGCCGCTGGCGTTGACGAACCCATCAAACCCGTTTCACGGCACCAGGAGCAAGATCCTGCCCGAGTCGAACTGGGAAGGCGCCTGTTCCACGATGTCCGCCTTTCCGTCAATGACTCGACTTCCTGCGCCAGTTGCCACCATCTCGACCAGGGTGGCGCCGATACCCGGCCGTTTTCCGTGGGATTCGACGGGCAGCGGACGGAGGTTAACGCGCCCACGGTGTTCAATGCTGGTCTGAACTTTCGGCAGTTCTGGGACGGCCGGGCAGACTCGCTGGAAGCGCAGGTGGACGAAGTGGTGCGTAGCCCTGTGGAAATGGGCTCCACCTGGGCCGGTATTCTCGCCAAGCTCGCTGCCGAAGACCACTATCGCCGGGCCTTCGAGGCGGCCTATGTGGATGGCCTGACGGCCGCGAACGTGCAGAACGCCATCGCCAGCTTCGAACGTACCCTGACCACGCCCGATTCTCGATTCGACAGGTTTCTGGAAGGTGATGCCTCTGCCTTGACGGTCGAGGAAAAGGCCGGCTACCAGAAGTTCAAACAGTACGGCTGTGTCGCTTGCCACCAAGGGGTGAACATCGGCGGAAACATGTTCCAGAAGTTCGGTGTGATGGAGGACTACTTCAAGGGGCAGCAGCGAGGCCGGCGGGCGGACGAAGGACGCTTCGCGGTCACCGGCGATGAGGGCGATCGTCACGTCTTCAAGGTGCCCAGCTTGCGCAACGTCGAACTCACCGCGCCCTATTTCCATGACGCATCGGCCGCGACGCTGGAAGAGGCGGTGGATGTCATGTTCCGTTATCAACTGGGGCGCGTGGCATCCGATGGGGACAAGGCCCTAATCGTCCGCTTCCTCAAAACCCTTACCGCCAGACCATCAGAGGCACCGCTATGA
- a CDS encoding DAHL domain-containing protein, protein MIFSRKWSWLWLSVIGVVLASVLLFLYLKSRDYAPDTYFESLALLRQIRQLDAQWELAVLRSKTGVNKDYDALVDPLAEMDRQWPKLDALESGRMPVETERWGQYRAAYLNDLKEKTRLIEAFKSHNAVLRNSLAFLPTAEGDVQDSLKALNNSGNGAYLQASMDVYDITLTTFEFVQSSTDDRKAEVEAGIARLLTQREHLPVELQGRIDVLVSHVRAVLRELPIVFDLMGRISQVPIARHLDEIGDYLGREQLVASQQDQRYRHFLLTFATVLALLLLYLASRLIRSYTIIQRVNRELQAANEGLEMRVADRTRDLQRVQSELMTAARHAGMAEIATNVLHNVGNVLNSVNISADLVSRTVRGSRAQGLVKAVQMMNDNADNLGEFLSHDERGKLLPGYLNQLVEAMELERKGMIDELAQLTTSVDHIKDIVATQQSYAGSSSLIEPLYLDHVIEDALRMNSAALVRHHVDVVKDYNEMPRMLLDKHRMLLILINLISNAKYAMSNHTEGARVMTISAALVAGNHLRISVKDQGEGISAENLKRIFTHGFTTRKEGHGFGLHSCALAAREMNGVLSVHSDGVGLGAVFTLEIPVEIQELAHAHQ, encoded by the coding sequence ATGATCTTCTCGCGCAAGTGGAGCTGGCTTTGGCTGAGTGTAATCGGCGTGGTCCTGGCATCGGTATTGCTCTTCCTTTACCTCAAGAGCAGAGACTACGCGCCAGATACCTACTTCGAGTCGCTGGCTCTGCTCCGGCAGATTCGCCAGCTCGACGCCCAGTGGGAGCTCGCAGTCCTGCGGTCCAAGACCGGCGTGAACAAGGACTACGACGCCTTGGTCGACCCGCTGGCCGAGATGGACCGTCAATGGCCCAAGCTCGATGCGCTGGAGAGTGGCCGCATGCCCGTCGAGACCGAGAGATGGGGGCAGTATCGGGCCGCTTACCTGAACGACCTGAAAGAGAAGACCAGGCTGATCGAAGCGTTCAAGTCCCATAACGCGGTGCTACGCAACTCCCTGGCATTCCTGCCCACCGCGGAAGGCGACGTCCAGGACTCGCTCAAGGCCTTGAACAACTCTGGCAATGGGGCTTACCTGCAGGCGTCCATGGATGTTTACGACATTACCCTGACTACCTTTGAGTTCGTGCAGTCCAGCACCGACGACAGGAAGGCGGAGGTGGAGGCGGGCATTGCGCGCCTGCTCACCCAGCGCGAACACCTGCCGGTTGAGTTGCAAGGGCGCATAGACGTCTTGGTTTCGCATGTCCGCGCGGTGCTTCGCGAGCTACCGATCGTTTTCGACCTGATGGGCCGTATCAGCCAGGTGCCCATTGCCCGGCATCTCGACGAAATCGGCGACTATTTGGGACGCGAGCAACTGGTAGCGTCCCAACAGGATCAACGCTATCGCCACTTCCTGCTGACCTTCGCCACGGTGCTGGCCCTGCTGCTCTTGTACTTGGCGAGCCGGCTGATCCGCAGTTACACCATCATCCAGCGGGTGAACCGTGAGCTGCAGGCCGCTAATGAGGGGTTGGAAATGCGTGTGGCAGACCGCACCCGTGATCTGCAGCGGGTCCAGAGCGAGCTGATGACGGCCGCCCGACATGCGGGCATGGCCGAGATCGCCACCAACGTGTTGCACAACGTCGGCAACGTTCTCAATAGCGTGAACATCTCAGCCGACCTGGTCAGCCGTACTGTGCGCGGATCGAGGGCCCAGGGGTTGGTCAAGGCGGTTCAGATGATGAACGACAATGCCGATAATCTTGGCGAATTCCTGAGTCACGACGAACGAGGCAAGCTACTGCCCGGCTACCTGAACCAACTCGTCGAAGCGATGGAGCTGGAGCGCAAGGGCATGATCGATGAATTGGCGCAACTGACCACCAGCGTGGACCACATCAAGGACATCGTCGCCACACAGCAGTCCTATGCGGGCTCATCGAGCCTGATCGAACCGCTGTACCTCGATCACGTGATCGAAGACGCGTTGCGCATGAACTCGGCTGCGCTGGTCCGGCACCATGTCGATGTGGTGAAGGACTACAACGAGATGCCCCGTATGTTGCTGGACAAGCATCGGATGCTGCTCATTCTGATCAACCTGATCAGCAATGCGAAGTACGCAATGAGTAACCACACGGAAGGTGCACGGGTGATGACCATCAGCGCTGCCCTGGTCGCGGGCAACCACTTGCGGATCAGTGTGAAGGACCAGGGAGAGGGTATCTCGGCGGAGAATCTGAAGCGGATCTTCACCCATGGCTTTACCACCCGGAAAGAGGGCCATGGCTTCGGCCTGCACAGTTGCGCGCTGGCCGCCAGGGAGATGAACGGAGTCCTCAGCGTTCACAGCGACGGCGTGGGGCTGGGTGCCGTCTTCACCCTGGAGATACCTGTGGAAATCCAGGAGCTTGCCCATGCTCATCAATAG
- a CDS encoding ATP-binding protein → MPMLINRRVLLVDDAPAIHEDFRKILAPDKSAHQDLDATEALIFGAAPRPTASFELASAFQGQQALEMVENALQEQRPYALAFIDMRMPPGWDGVETIARLWERDPDLQVVICTAYSDYTWEDVLERLDVRDRLLVLKKPFDNIEVLQMANTLAAKWEMARQVAWQMGELESEVRKGVARISHVEQALERGAQEREQLEGQLLHAEKLAAVGQLAAGVAHEINSPMGYVSSNLTALEDYLGRLMAYLEATERMADGDLGDRLRILRDELEIDVLREELPQVVQESREGVMRVRQIVRDMKDLSRIDAGQEWCWADLHPGIESTLNILSSQLKYKVEVVRDFATLPSIQCLPSQINQVIMNLVVNAVQALGEEGGRLTLRTRTEDGRVSLEVEDTGCGISVESLPRIFDPFFTTKPPESGTGLGLTLSYGIVKKHGGSLSVQSEPGKGTTFRMELPVLAGA, encoded by the coding sequence TTGCCCATGCTCATCAATAGACGCGTGTTGCTGGTGGACGATGCGCCGGCCATTCATGAGGACTTCCGCAAGATCCTGGCGCCCGACAAGTCCGCGCACCAGGACCTGGATGCGACCGAGGCGCTGATATTCGGGGCGGCGCCGCGGCCCACCGCCAGCTTCGAACTGGCATCGGCCTTCCAGGGGCAGCAAGCCCTAGAAATGGTCGAGAACGCCCTGCAAGAGCAACGCCCTTACGCGTTGGCCTTCATCGATATGCGCATGCCGCCGGGTTGGGATGGGGTGGAAACCATCGCGCGGCTCTGGGAGCGTGACCCGGACCTGCAGGTAGTCATCTGCACGGCCTATTCCGATTACACCTGGGAGGACGTGCTTGAACGGCTGGATGTGCGCGACCGCTTACTGGTGCTGAAGAAACCCTTCGACAACATCGAGGTGCTGCAAATGGCCAACACGTTGGCCGCCAAATGGGAAATGGCCAGGCAGGTCGCCTGGCAGATGGGTGAGCTCGAGTCCGAAGTCAGGAAAGGCGTGGCACGAATCAGCCATGTGGAACAGGCATTGGAGCGTGGGGCGCAGGAGCGGGAACAACTGGAGGGGCAATTGCTGCATGCCGAGAAACTCGCTGCAGTGGGGCAACTGGCGGCCGGTGTTGCCCACGAGATCAACAGCCCGATGGGTTATGTCTCATCCAATCTAACGGCATTGGAAGACTATCTCGGCCGGTTAATGGCCTACCTGGAGGCGACCGAACGCATGGCCGACGGCGACCTTGGCGACCGCCTGCGCATACTGCGTGACGAACTGGAAATCGACGTGCTGCGGGAGGAGTTACCGCAGGTGGTGCAGGAAAGCCGAGAAGGTGTGATGCGGGTGCGCCAGATTGTCCGGGACATGAAGGACCTTTCGCGTATCGACGCCGGTCAGGAATGGTGCTGGGCCGACCTGCACCCTGGTATCGAGTCGACGTTGAACATTCTCTCGAGCCAGTTGAAGTACAAGGTCGAGGTCGTCCGGGACTTCGCGACGTTGCCTTCGATCCAGTGCCTGCCATCGCAGATCAACCAGGTGATCATGAATCTTGTCGTGAATGCTGTGCAGGCGCTGGGGGAGGAAGGGGGGCGCCTCACGTTGCGCACCCGCACCGAGGATGGGCGGGTGAGCCTGGAGGTGGAAGATACCGGCTGCGGCATCAGCGTCGAGAGCCTTCCACGGATATTCGACCCGTTCTTCACCACCAAACCGCCGGAGTCGGGCACCGGGCTGGGTCTGACACTGTCCTATGGCATCGTCAAGAAACACGGGGGAAGCCTCTCGGTGCAAAGCGAGCCGGGCAAGGGAACGACGTTTCGGATGGAACTCCCGGTGCTGGCTGGTGCTTGA